CTCACGCGGCAGCACTGGGGGCTGCTGTTCATCCTCGGCGTCGCGCTCATCGTCGACGTGATGAAGCCGGCGACGCTCGGCTTCGTTGCGCCCGGGATGAAGTCGGAGTACGGGGTCACCACGAAGCAGATCGCCAGCCTGCCGCTCGTCGCGCTCATCGGCACGACCATCGGCTCGCTGCTGTGGGGGGTGCTCGCCGACCGCGTCGGCCGACGCGCGGCGATCCTGCTCGCGTCGATCCTGTTCATCGGCACGTCGATCTGCGGCTTCATGCCGTCGTACGGATGGAACCTGTTCATGTGCGGCCTCATGGGGATCGCCGCGGGCGGCATGCTGCCGATCGTCTACGCGCTCATGACGGAGTCGATGCCGGCGCGCGACCGCGGCTGGCTCGTGGTGCTGCACGGCGGGCTCGGGTCGGTGGGCGGCTACCTCGCGGCGAGCGGGCTCGCGGCGCTGCTGGAGCCGCACTTCACGTGGCGCATCCTCTGGTTCGCGGGTCTGCCGACGGGGCTCATCCTGCTCGTGCTGAATCGATGGATCCCCGAGTCGCCACGCTTCCTGCTCGCGCGCGGGCGCACGACGGAAGCGCACGAGGTGATGCGGCGCTACGGCGTCGTCGTGACGCAGGATCCGCCCGACGTGGCGCCGCCGACGGCGCAGGACGCGCCGCCGAGCGACTCGTCGCCCTCGCGGGTGCTGAGCCTGTTCCGCGGTCCGTACGTGCCCAACACGATCAGCGTCGGCGCCTACGCCCTCGGCTGGGGCCTCATGAACTGGGGGTTCGTGACGTTCACGCCGACGGTGCTGCGCGACCGCGGCCTGAGCGCGGCGAGCGCGAGCCGGCTGCTCTTCCTCGCGGCGCTCGTGTCGCTGCCGGCGACCGTGGCGGTGGCGTACCTGTACGGCCGCTGGAGCAGCAAGAAGAGCATGATCCTGTTCGCGGTCCTCACCGCCGCGGCGCTCGTCGCGTTCGCCGTGGTGGATCCGGGCGCCGGAGGCCGCAACGCGGGATGGTTCCTGCCGCTCATGGTCGCCTTGCTCGTCGGTGGGAGCGGCATCACCGCGATGCTCTCGCCGTACACCGCGGAGGTGTACCCGACGCACCTGCGCGGCACGGGCAGCGGCTTCGCGGCGGCGTGCAGCAAGGTGGGCGGCGTGGTGGCGCCGCCGCTCGCCGCGGTGGTGCTCACGGCGGTGCCGGGCTTCACCGCGCTCGCGCTGGTGATGGCGGCGCCGGTCGCGCTCTCGGCGGTGATCCTCGCGGTCGCGGGCGTGGAGACGCGCGACCGCGCGCTGGAGGAGATGTCGCTGCCGAGCAACGTGGACGTCGCGCGCACCGCGTGAACGATCACGAGCGATGACGAGCGATCCGTACGCGGCGCTGCGCGACGAGGTGATCGCCGGAGTGCTCGACGGCACGGGAGCGAGCGCCCCCGCCCTGCGGCGCGCCGCGGCGGATCGCGCGCGCGAGGTGCTCCCCGCCGACCTGCGCGCGCTCGTCGACAAGATCCACGACCATGCCTACCGCGTGACGGACGACGACGTCGCGCGGCTGCGCGCGACGTACGGCGACGACCCGATGTTCGAGATCGTGGTCAGCGCCGCCCTCGGCGCGTCGCGCCGGAGACTCCTCGCCGGGCTGGATGCCCTGGACCTCGCATGAGACTGCCCAACGTGCACCGCGGACATCGCCTCCGCGACAAGCTGATGCTCGGCATGATGCGCGTCGTGATGGGCCACGCGCCCGGCGTCGTGCGCACGCTGCTGTATCGCAAGGAGTTCTTCGGCCGACCGTGGTCCGAGCTCACGCAGCGTGTGATGCGCGGCCCGTCGCCGTGGACGCCTGGCGAGCGCGAGACGTTCGCCGCGTTCGTCTCGCACCTGAACCAGTGCACGTTCTGAACGAATGCCCACTCCGCGGTCGCGGAGGCGGCGCTCGGCAGCGGGTCGATGCAACCGGTGCTCGCGAACTACCGGACGGCCCCGATCGACGAGAAGCTCCGGGCGATGCTCGGGCTGCTCGAGACGTTCACGCTCCACCCGGAGCTGCTCACGCCCGACGACGTGCGCGCGGTGCTCGCCACCGGCGTGACGAAGGAAGCGATACGCGACGCGTTCTACGTCGCGTTCCTGTTCAACACGTACGACCGGCTCGCGGACACGTTGGGCTGGGAGCTGCCGGATCCGGCGTACTACGCCAAGGCCGGGCGGTTCCTGCTGAGGAAAGGCTACTCGTGAGTTGAACGCCGCAGATCGAGCCACTTCGCCACCGGCCCGACGAGCCACAGCGCGACGAGCGGCGGCGCCGCGTTGAACGCGGTGGGGAGTGGCGCGCCGCGGTCGGAGGCGTAGCGGATCAGCGCCTCCACCACCGCGATGACCACGACGACGGCGATCTGTCGCTGACGGCCGCGCACCACGGTGCGCGGGTCGGTGATCATGAAGAACACGAAGAGCTGGTACATCGGCCCCGTGATCGGCGCGAGCTCCGGCGCCACCGGCTGGCCGAGCACGAGCGCGCGCAGCGTGTTGAGCGCGAAGAACGCCGCGACGTAGCTCAGCGTGATGTGCAGCACCCGCACGCGCGACGCGATGAGGAGGCCGAACGCCCAGATCACGAGGTTCGTCGCGAGGTCGTTCCCCCACTGGTGGCTCAGCACCGACACGCGCGACGGCGCCGCGAGCAGCAGCGTCACGATCGCGAAGTTCGTCGGGTTCCACAGGTGGTTGTTGCGGTAGCGCAGCACGTACTTCGACGCGATCGCGAGGAAGCCGCCGATCAGCACCGGCCACAGCGCGCCGCCCTGCGGCTTCTCCAGCAGCGTGAGGCTGATGCCGCTGATGTACGCGCTCTGCAGGTTCACCACCTTGCCGCGGTCGAACCACGACAGCACCGCCTCGGTGACCGTGCACGCGAGCAGCGCGAGCACCAGTCGGTCGTAGCCGCCGACGACGTGATAGCGCAGCTGCGCGACGACCAGCACCAGCGTGATGAGGCCAGCGATGAGCAGCCGCGGGTCGAGATCCCGCGCCCACGACCGCGGTCCCGCCGGGGTCTCGGCGGCCTGCGTCGCGCTCATCGCGTCGGCTCCGTGATCGTGTGGAGCTGGTCCACGGCGAGGCCGTGCAGCACCTGCCGCGTGCCCGACGGCCAGCTCACGGTGATCGCGTCGACCCACTCGCGTCGCCCGAGCCCGAAGTGCAGCCGGCGGTCGTTCTGGCTCGCGAAGCCCATCCCGCCGTCGACGACGCGCCGCTGCGTCAACCCGCTCGCCTCGATCACGACCTCGGCCCCGATCGCGCTGCGATTGCTGCGCGTGCCCACGAGACGGAAGCCGATCCAGTGGCTCGCGGGGTCCGGCTCGTCGCGATAGACGATCGCCGGCTGGTTCTGGTTCGCGACGATCACGTCGGTCGCGCCGCGGTTCCACAGGTCCGCGAGCGCCACGGCGCGGCCATCGTACGTGTCGGTGACGCCGACGGCGCCGGCGACGTCGACCCAGCCGGCGAGCCCGCGATTCACGTACACGCGCGAGCGCTCGTAGCCGGACAGGCTGGCGTTGCCGAACGCCGGCCACCGCGACGCGTCCTCGAACAGCGCGCCGTTCGCGCCGGCGATCTTCGACATGCTGTACCAGTAGCTCGTGCCCCGGTCGCCGGAGATGAAGCCGTTC
This DNA window, taken from Gemmatirosa kalamazoonensis, encodes the following:
- a CDS encoding MFS transporter, with translation MSAPSTRDRIPHSAGVTFNSPAAFWLGTAAVVAGVLAHVPDFAEASGMGFHMRGMSMSTLMLAGMALIVGGLALATYGIVPLGRAAAVVPHAPRVHVRALDGARLTRQHWGLLFILGVALIVDVMKPATLGFVAPGMKSEYGVTTKQIASLPLVALIGTTIGSLLWGVLADRVGRRAAILLASILFIGTSICGFMPSYGWNLFMCGLMGIAAGGMLPIVYALMTESMPARDRGWLVVLHGGLGSVGGYLAASGLAALLEPHFTWRILWFAGLPTGLILLVLNRWIPESPRFLLARGRTTEAHEVMRRYGVVVTQDPPDVAPPTAQDAPPSDSSPSRVLSLFRGPYVPNTISVGAYALGWGLMNWGFVTFTPTVLRDRGLSAASASRLLFLAALVSLPATVAVAYLYGRWSSKKSMILFAVLTAAALVAFAVVDPGAGGRNAGWFLPLMVALLVGGSGITAMLSPYTAEVYPTHLRGTGSGFAAACSKVGGVVAPPLAAVVLTAVPGFTALALVMAAPVALSAVILAVAGVETRDRALEEMSLPSNVDVARTA